The following DNA comes from Poecilia reticulata strain Guanapo linkage group LG16, Guppy_female_1.0+MT, whole genome shotgun sequence.
TGTCATCCTCTACAGGGAGTACTAAAACCTTTATGGTAAAAATGATCTCTTCATTGAACAGATTTAAAATCCTATAAAATGGCTCCAGTCCAGATTTGACCTTAGACTACTGCTTTATGCTGAAGGTAACAGTGAAAACTTCTTTAGCAAAGCTTGAAGGTGAGGGTGCACCAAATGCTGTCGTgcttcagctgcttttcagtGATGAGGAAGGAGAGCCACATTGTTTGGTTCGCCAAAATAAAGTCTGATCTCACTTTGAGAATTTTATGCTTTACCAGACTTGTTGTGTTAAGGGACAGTCTGAAACTCAGGtcagatcttttattttttgattgagtgatttttttATCTATAATATGATGTGACCAGTTGtacaatacatttaattaaagtagaaatattttgaaGCAACTGTCTAATCATCAAAGCACTTAAAGGCTTTGTGAATAAGTTCTATGCATTTTGAGAAGTATTTACTGAATATTAATATTGTTCTATACTAACACTTGTACtatgtttttttctatgtgactccttattcatgttcatgttaaTTTTGTTGCAAATAATAATGGTGAAGCTGTTTCAGCTTTGATCATGTTTCATAATGTTTTGGTCTGTAGTTCACACTAATTTGGAACAAATCCAATTATTTTGGGTTAGGAtgaatttgtattgttttttatgaagtagaatgtttttttcttcttcaaaacaAGTGTTAAAGAATAAAGAATGTTGTCAAGAGATGAGCatatatttatagaaaagcaAAGTAGATGTGATTTTCTGAAGTTACCAGGttgctaaacattttttttattgatataaGTTTTAGACATTCATTGTATTGCTCGTTGTAGAAAATAATCTCGCCTGctataagtaaaaataaaaacgcatCCAAAAGATgcttttggtgtttgaactatatATTTGTGAATAATTATATGTTCAAAGATTAACCaaataatattaatttcttCATCTTACTAAAGCTGCTACTtctcaaaataatttcctttctaGAAATGTCAAACCTTGTTTCTCTAATCCATGTCCTGCTTGTGAAAGAAATGGTTGAAGTGGCCAGACTCAGAGTCCATCTACAAATTCATTGATCTGGGCCAGGCACAAACCCACAGCAGTGATTGAAATTCTGTTTGGGTGGGAAAAACTGGGTTCActcaaacaaccatcctcctTCCAAAGTTTCATCATGGCTCTGGCACTCAAGAGAGTTTGCTCTGAAATGTGCTCCTCGATATCACCCTGACTTGGAGATGTGAAAGAAAAGATTGATGGGTTTTCCAGCAGACAGAAAGAATAGAACATGTCAGAGCTGGTAGACAATCTAAAGAATgattatttctttctcttttccaaAGATAAGCAAGATATAAAGACAGATTCAAAGGGCATGGTGGAAAAATCTTGACAGCAGCAACTGGCTGGTTTCTTGTCTTGTAAGACAcctgagacaaaaaaatgtctggccattaaagtttctcattttttattgcagcatTTTGTCTGAATGATTGGTATCGACTTGAACTCTTATTTCATTCGGcttttcctgtttatttcttcacttcatgctttttttcttgaaaaagtaTTGTCTTATTTATAAATTGGATATTTCGTTACTGGCTCCTTGCATAGGAGTTCACTTGCTGCTTCTCACAggagacattttgaatgttaaatTCCTAACTGTTGTGAGTTTCCTTTCTGAAAATTTGAAATCTTCGTCCAGGTCTTAATCTTGACTTGCTTTGAATAATATCTTTATAATAACCTTTTAGTATGAGACCTGTCCTCACTTTAACCTGGAAATCACTAGTTGGAACATAGTCCTTCACATCAACCTTTTTGGGGATTGGTTGACAGATCCCAGAATAATTAggattgtgttgttgttgttttttccaaaatccTTGGGGGGAGATGGGAGGGAAGTATCAAGAGAGACTGAATAATGTCAAGTAATCTGGTGTTttctgaaattacaaaaataagtgATTATAAAATTGTTTAGTAAAGGATTGAGAGCAAATACTAAACTGAAAAATGGATGCGGTGAAAATCTGATCACAAAGAGAAACTATCTAACTGGTCATAAATTACTATTTAGAAAGTTCTGTGatgctttaaataaactcataatTCTGATGTTCtgtcttctttttaaagttcaaCTGCATGTGAACAAATGTCTTATATCCTCCCAAAAGGTTTAACTtgactttcttttaaagcaGTAGTTCCCAACGTTTGACACCACTGGGGttgctaaaaacaaatctggagtCCTGAGGTCATCTTTATAAATATAAGTAAATAACAGAATGATGATGGGGGGAACAATCTATTTACACAGTCGATGTCAGAAGttgttcaaaatgtaaaaactgtgcCATGGCCATTTCTGTTTAATGCAGTGAGCATAAACATAAATGGTTAAAGGCCTTAAAATAGATCTTTCACTGAAAGatatgattcttttttttcactgtaaacATACATCAATGGTTTAAATTGTATTACAGCTGATAGAAACTTAGTTGTTGAGTTTAAACTGATTTGACTATattacaaagcagaaaaatttaccaattcaaaattatttaccTCTCTTCACAAAATTATAACGTTccttgtaaatgtaaaaagtacTATCTCCCTATAGCTGGGCCTTTTTCTGGGTCTTGTTTTGtccctattttttttaacctttgtaAATCTATTGGGAACAGTAATGATGGCCTCAGAAAACTATTATTTCTTTTAACCATATtctgtaaaagtgaaaagaggCTCTCTTATTTCATCTGCATGTACATCAGACTTAAAATATAAGATTTCCTATTTGGGTAGCAGTTGCATAGCAAAGCTAACAATAGCCATTGAGCTTCAAATGTTAATTAAGGCCAAGACAGTTGAAAAATATCCcatcagtacatttattttattaaaagtacccagtctaataaaataagaaaattatccTGGTTTGGCATTTCATGTTTATTGTAGTCATCCTTTAAGGAAAGTGACTAAAGTGTTTTGTTAGGCATTTGATTTCAATACAAATCCTGTAGTatggaaaaatataaacatggaaccagaaatgttttaacttaAGCACACTATGACCCCAAATATTCACTTCTTTCAAAAAGGCTGCCAAGTTGAACTTTGgattctttgtcatttttctccccttttATCGTCTGACAAATGTCTCCGAGCACAGAGTGATCACTTACCACTCTTGATGCTCTAGATACTTTGACCTCTGTTACTTAGAAACCCAAAACagtattcacattttattgttctcCGCAGTTGACAATCTCATTTATGTAAAGgaagtttacatacacacacatatatatatatatatacatatacactcataattttaactttacaacacAGACATTCAAGAGAAATCAACGTGACATTTTGTACAGCGATAGATATACATTATCATTTTGTACATAGTTACTCGtatcactctgaacacacctCACATTATTACTTTACAGCTGTACATAAAAGATTGCACTCAAGCTTTTAAAAGCCAAGCTCTTATCAGTGTGGCTTATACTGTGCCATGACACCACCTACTAATATTACTTTATTGTGGCACAGGCTATTTTTTCCTTCACTAAAAGAACGGCAAACAATCtgtacaaatttaaaacaagtttgaaaaacattttcttatttcaagacACAAAGTAAGGTATGAGTTTCTATGCATCATAGATAATACTGAAATATGATGGGAGGAAAATGTTCTAGTTTATAGTTTCATCTTCCATCTATttcaaaagactgaaaacacagattttccTATGTCTCTGACAAATGATACATTGTGGCTAGGTGAACAATAGTACAGCGaggtttgttttcagaaaactttcAGACTGATGGTCGCATTGTGGTAAAATAACAGTGAcatgtattttaaaactattacaTAAATTCCTAGAATGGTATATAGTAAAGATGCCCTAGGAAATTGGTGACAATTTTGTCCAACTCCATCTGTAACGAAACATAGGTAATTAAAAATCAATGTCTTTATTTTGAGTAGTTCTTAGTAAGGAGGAGGAATACTGCATGTGTAGGGAGACTGTTTAATGTTTGTAATGTTAACTGAGGTAAAGACAGCTTAAAATTTGCCTTCCAATATAATTTCCCTGGATTCTCATCTTCCTTCAGTGctctgtctgggatttctccaaCTGAGCTCAATTCCTCAGGACGCATTTCATCCTAGCCAATCCGCAAACGAAAGTAGTTTCGAACAATGATATTAAACTTCTGGgttgttttagaattgtagtctgtcTACGGTTGGAGTTTggcaatggcagcggaggaagtccATGTTGATCACACTTCTAAATATTGAGCAGTTAAAGTCAGAAAAAGGAACTCTAAGATATTTAGCGATTTTCTCTTTGCAGAGGGAGATGGTTGCTTACAGTGTGTACAATTTcaggtaagcttcatagcataGCTTTCTTCATGATTGAGCTGGCACATTACATACATCGTGGTCAAATGTTATCTGTGTAAAATGAGATCTAATTGTTTAAAACTTCAGCAGAACACATGGCTCCAACAAGAAGTCGTCTTTCAATATCTGAGGGTTCCGGCCATCTGTATGAAGCAAAGAGCAAGGGACTGGTTTTTACCACGCTAGCTAAAAATGCTACCTCTGTAATTATGTCTTCTCAGTTTCAAAATAGTGAAATTGTGTTTACCGTCAGACTGACTgctctctcatacacacacgGTGATATCTCCTCTCCTCATTATATAAATAATGATCCATGAGGACAAAAAGGTTACTTGATACTTTATACATGGTTAGAATAAGTGAATTATTCATCTAGTTACAAATTTCTTGTGAAACGGTGCACAACTACATTTTGAGTTGTGTAAAAACATTAGTGAGATGAGTAAATGACATACCAGATATATATTCCGTAACTTGGAGAACTTTACTGCATTTGTAGATATGTGACACAAATTGAGAAAAGTCTTACctttcaattaataaaaattcataagaaatattttgacttttgggTGTTGAGTTAATCATAGTTTCAAGAGAAATCAGAATTTGTTCAAATGGAAATAGgacaaactttaaagaaatcTGAGTTGGGAAATTAGTCACAATGTACCAGATCTACAAATCTCTATGTAGTTGTGGCAATGGCACATATATTCATAGTACATGCATATGTTTTGGCATTATTTGTGGCATACAAGTTATAAATagtaatatataaaataatgagAAACACTACAAACCATCCTTTGTCACATGGAGTGAAAATTTACATACAGAACTGCTTTTACATAACCATCTGCACTTTCATGCAAATCTGCTGGTTTTCTCAAAGTTCTACATTTTCCTTCTAGTTCCCATTTTTCTGGTCAACTTCTTCCACCACTCTTTGCTTAAAAAAGCTAGGGGGGAGGAAACAGTCCTTGACGGATATTGCTGGGGAGGATTTATAGAGTAAAATCTGGACAAATGTTCTTATGGTTGTAGGAAAGTTTGTCATTTCCTTTTCACACCTGACCTTCATGTCTCCTAATgtcctctttgtgttttttcttgacTAATGAAGGTTCAAGTGTCTGTGAATGTTGATGGGTTCATGTGGCCTTTCAGGCATCCAGTTTTGTTTGTATCCTGATTGAAATATGGCATCACCAGGAAACGTGGTCTGACATTCTTGCTGAAAATCAGGAACCGTTGTTTCGGAAGAGTAACTGGTGTTGCAGTATAAGCTGGTTGGTGTGTTAACCATGCTATCATAACAGCCAGAATCTCTCCCATCTAAACTGTCTATTCTTTCAAAAAGGTTAAACGGTCCATCCTGGCAGGTTACGTCTGATAAgagcagcttcctgtctgcGTTACCTAGTTGAAATGCAAGTTGTAGTTGTCCATCGATGCCTCTTACAGTTTGTAGCACCAGTGGCTGCTGCTCGGGATCACTCCAACTTGGTTTAAAGTTGGGTAGTTGTGGTGCAGCATATGAAGGAAATGGTTGAACAATTCCTACTTCCATCTGGGGTTCTTCTTCGCTGCTTTCTACTTTCACAGAAAGCAGCAAATCCTGGTGCTGGACTCCAACCGCAGCGTAGCTCCCAGAAGACTGGGCACTTGTGACAGGGTTTTGCGCGCTATACGGAGAGTTCTCAGCACTGTTTAGAGATGTATTGTCTTTTTTGTGAACTATTTGGTTTGTGTCCTTCATAAAAACTTCAGAAAGCCTGAGATTCTTATCTGGATTTTCCATAACTTTGCTTTCGTTGGGGGATATTACCTGTTTTGAAGACGGTGAGAAGAGCTCTGttaatttctataaatatttatacaatgAACAATGCTAACATATTCGATACTGACAATAGAAAGCATCTTAGCAaatcaggtttttcttttgcatcactaaaataataaaactggtATGTGAATGCCTCAAGTAATGGCATTCTGTGGCTTGACATTCCTGTAAGGCAAGATTTCCTTGTTGCTTCAAGGAAGGACTGTGACGACAGAACGGACTTACCGGTGTCTTTATCATGACTGAGTCTCCACCCTTCACATAgttgcgcacacacacagctgataTTATGACTATGCTTGCCAGAACAGCAGCACCCAGGAGAGGCCACAGAAAAGGTACATGAGGATCATCTAAAGGAGGAGAGAGTTTGTGTTACTGTCATGTCATGGGGAAATCCAGATGTAGCTCTAAACGAAGACACCCAGAGGTGCTTCAAAGCTTGCAGGGGAAAAAATTCCATTATGACTTGTATGCTTAGGCATTTTTAGAGGGAAATGTACCCCAGTACGACTGCTAGATCTGCTAAATGTACCAAAATGTTCAGGTAGCTGTATTTGCTTCTGAAAATTGCTTTGCTGTGAAGATCTAATGTGTTCAGAAGAACACATTATGCAAGATGAATAAGCTTGGAATGACTTTGTAtgaattttgtaaatattaggATAAAATGAGAAGTcatctttgaaaatgtgaaaaaatatatttttcagtttaactcTAATGATGTAGAAAGTTAGTTTCCCagtagttattttaataatttttatagaacaaatcattattttcattaaatggtCAACAATAGTAAGGCCACATCTCAATCTGAAACTGCAGTGTAACAAGTTTTAATTGGTTAGACTTTTTCTCTGTGCTGTAATGGTGTTCATAGTGCAGACTGTTTTGCAAAGGACGGTTTTATAGCAATCTATTACTAAACACTGTATTATTTCCAAGTGGCTGCAATCACTCAAGAAGATTGGCTCAAACTGATTAAGGCAGCATTTGGGAAAAATGCACCAACTTCAAGTGTCTTAATTGGTGCATCATCTCTCCAGCAGCTGTGACTCCAGAGCTGCTAAGGGTGACACTGTTGCTTTCAGTTGtatcacatttttgtaaatgttgtaaTGGTTTCTGCTACGTCCAATCAAATTCTTAAAACGCACATAAAGtatttaaagcaaaatctaatttactttaattattaaaaatatatgaatcGTGACTGTTAAAACTAATCAACTCTGGTATGAAATTTGTGATAATCATTTTGCTCACCTGGCAGAGTTTCACAGAAGGATGCATTCTCACTGTCTGAGCGACCCCATTCTCGAGTAGCTTTGTAAACCACATAGCCGCAGTAGACTGACTCGTTGTACTTTAAGTTGATGTCAAAgtagttgtttttgcttttgacGACCTGGAGACACGGAAGGATAGGAGAATAAATTGACATTTAGTTCACTGCAGGCAGAATTGACCTTGCATTTTTGGAAAGTAAGACCAAAGTGTTtaactagaaaaataaatattgcagcAGATGTAGTAAAGCACAATGATGTCTGAAAATGCTCTTATACAGATGTGTAATTACCCGGAAAGAGggtaaatttgaaaaaaaaaaaaaaatatatatatatatagatatatatatataaatctctTTATAGAttaacaggaaaatgtttggaaattatattttgagcTCAAAACTATAGACAAGGCCATAGCACAGTAACTGACACCACTGCAAACTcctgttatgaaaaaaaaaaaacgatccgATTCATTATTTGTATCCATCCACTTGTAGAACATTGTGTTCCAAAGTCTTCAACAAATCAACTTCAGAAAACCAATTTTATACAATCTAACTGAGACAACTAAATGGTAGTTCACAGTCGACTCTACAGTTTTAGAGCTGAAGATGACTGTTGCTCAAAGGTCAGACTTATCACTGTGTGCACATTTAGGTTCGGGCAAAACTGCTTTTCAAACCAATACTTCTTATGTTGAAATGATCTCCAGAACATGCTTTATTATGGTTCATttgatttagtttaatttgtaaTTCTTATTAACTTACGATTTAagttcctttttaaattaagtattttgttttgtgctatagtttttttcctccatatttGTCTTTAGTAGCTTGTGTATGAAATTTCTAATTTTAACCAGAATCCCCAGTAGAGTAGCGATTTTTATGCCAATGAGACATTCctgtttaaaatcaaaaatatatttatgcctGCTTTTCACCATGgtgttttatccagtttcaataattaatgcaaaatattttctaatacaAGATAAACATATGTTCATGATGTTTGTTAATGTCAACAAACCTGTGCAGCCCACTGTGGACGGGTTATTTTTAAGGTGTACTCCAGCACAGCGTTTTTGGTGGAGTTGATGATATTTGGAATTGATTTTCCATTTGGCCCCTTTGGCACAGTGATGTTGACATGCAGGGTGGACGCTGTTGTGCGAATAGACAAAAGTGGTGGACCAAGGACAGCTACAGACAGAAAATTAAAGCAATAAGTGAATGTCATAGGAGAATACATCTGTGATAAAGTACATCATAAAATAACGTGTGTGGAGAATCTTACTGTCTCTCAAGGGTTTAAAGAAGGTGGTGATGTCATGACAGCTCCCATTAACCGTTACTTTAGCTCTGTAGTAAACGTCATACACTGATGGGGTTTCTGCAGTTAGGTCACATGACAGGCTGCTGATGTTTTGACACTCCTTTTTTATCAAGTAGTTCTGATCATCTCCCCTGTAATCAGTGCAATAGACAGTATAGTCAGTCTTTTGGAAATTCACAACCGCATTAATTGTGTAACTACTAAACCAATTCAATcttacaaatttaaaattagTTCCTACATTCTCATTCAGAGCCTATATTGTTGCAAGCAAGGTGTCACTGCACAATATAAGGAATATATTCTTCCCTCTTTCCTTCAATTTAGTCATTAAATGCTTTTTTCAGGCATGAGCAACATGGC
Coding sequences within:
- the ifnlr1 gene encoding interferon lambda receptor 1, with translation MWPRSIVVLLLFCYARPSTGNGRVYFKSKNFYNVLHWDPVEPAFPGQKVLYSVQYWRGDDQNYLIKKECQNISSLSCDLTAETPSVYDVYYRAKVTVNGSCHDITTFFKPLRDTVLGPPLLSIRTTASTLHVNITVPKGPNGKSIPNIINSTKNAVLEYTLKITRPQWAAQVVKSKNNYFDINLKYNESVYCGYVVYKATREWGRSDSENASFCETLPDDPHVPFLWPLLGAAVLASIVIISAVCVRNYVKGGDSVMIKTPVISPNESKVMENPDKNLRLSEVFMKDTNQIVHKKDNTSLNSAENSPYSAQNPVTSAQSSGSYAAVGVQHQDLLLSVKVESSEEEPQMEVGIVQPFPSYAAPQLPNFKPSWSDPEQQPLVLQTVRGIDGQLQLAFQLGNADRKLLLSDVTCQDGPFNLFERIDSLDGRDSGCYDSMVNTPTSLYCNTSYSSETTVPDFQQECQTTFPGDAIFQSGYKQNWMPERPHEPINIHRHLNLH